Proteins from a single region of Argiope bruennichi chromosome 6, qqArgBrue1.1, whole genome shotgun sequence:
- the LOC129972941 gene encoding replication protein A 70 kDa DNA-binding subunit-like, with protein MFPQLTTGAINRILNGEDVANAVIQILGCKKIPGAGNDRYRLLISDGVTGCPFAMLGTQLNHMVANKELEKFTIVRVDKCVCNQVQADRKVIILLNLTVLVPGNEVNEKLGNPVNSSTGGGASTGTTTNAPAVNGVPKTNYSNQSAVSANDSSGINGSVSVHPINTLTPYQNKWTIKARVTNKTPLRTYSNSRGEGKVFSVNLLDESGEIKATGFNDTADKYYNMLEVNKVYYISRATLKTANQRFSTVKNDYEITFNNDTTIAPCEESSSSIPMLQYDFVPIAQIEQVEKDSNIDVIGVCKSCSDLQTFVARTTNKEMTKRDIKLVDRSNREVNLTLWGKEAENFDGSLNPVVAVKGARVSDFNGKSLSVTMSSSMQINPDIKEAHVLKGWFEREGYKMDAESISAKGGSSNMGGQWKTFAQAVSEQLGMGDKPDYYVNKATIVMLRKENCMYMACPGEECNKKVIDMNNGIYRCEKCNREYSEFKWRLLLSVSVADFTENQWVTCFQEAAEGILGVSAQELGMCKETDEERYNEILTDANFKSYVFKLRTKMETFNEESRLKTTVVSATPIDHVTYVRKIISDIKQMEQEI; from the coding sequence atgttTCCACAACTCACTACTGGAGCCATAAATCGAATCCTTAATGGAGAAGATGTGGCAAATGCTGTTATTCAGATACTTGGTTGTAAAAAGATTCCTGGGGCTGGAAATGACCGTTACCGTCTTCTCATATCAGATGGTGTTACTGGCTGCCCTTTTGCCATGCTTGGAACACAACTAAACCACATGGTTGCAAATAAAGAATTGGAGAAATTTACCATTGTGCGAGTGGATAAATGTGTTTGCAATCAAGTGCAGGCTGATCGAAAGGTGATCATCTTATTGAACTTGACTGTTTTAGTCCCAGGTAATGAGGTTAATGAAAAATTAGGGAATCCAGTCAATTCATCTACTGGTGGTGGTGCATCAACAGGAACTACTACTAATGCACCAGCTGTAAATGGTGTtcctaaaacaaattattcaaatcaGAGTGCAGTATCTGCTAATGATTCATCAGGGATAAATGGATCTGTATCAGTTCATCCCATCAATACTTTAACTCCTTATCAAAATAAATGGACAATTAAAGCTCGGGTAACCAACAAAACACCTCTTCGTACCTATAGCAATTCAAGAGGAGAAGGGAAAGTGTTCTCTGTCAATCTTTTGGATGAAAGTGGCGAAATCAAAGCCACAGGATTTAATGATACTgctgataaatattataatatgcttGAAGTAAATAAAGTGTACTACATATCCAGAGCTACTTTAAAGACGGCTAACCAGAGGTTTTCAACAGTGAAGAATGattatgaaattacatttaataatgatACTACAATTGCTCCATGTGAAGAAAGCTCGTCATCTATTCCTATGCTGCAGTATGATTTTGTACCAATCGCTCAGATAGAGCAAGTTGAAAAAGATTCCAATATCGATGTTATTGGAGTATGCAAAAGCTGCTCAGATCTGCAGACATTTGTTGCAAGGACAACTAATAAGGAAATGACAAAGCGAGATATAAAATTGGTTGATCGTAGTAATCGAGAAGTTAACTTAACACTCTGGGGGAAGGAAGCCGAAAATTTTGATGGGAGTTTGAATCCTGTCGTAGCTGTAAAAGGTGCCAGAGTATCCGATTTCAATGGTAAATCTTTATCTGTCACTATGTCCAGTTCCATGCAGATCAATCCTGATATTAAAGAAGCCCATGTTCTAAAAGGATGGTTTGAAAGAGAAGGTTACAAAATGGATGCTGAGTCCATATCTGCCAAGGGGGGGAGTTCAAACATGGGTGGACAGTGGAAAACTTTTGCTCAGGCTGTCAGTGAACAGCTTGGTATGGGTGATAAGCCTGATTATTATGTCAACAAAGCTACAATCGTAATGTTGAGGAAAGAAAATTGTATGTATATGGCATGTCCTGGTGAGGAGTGTAACAAGAAAGTTATCGATATGAACAATGGAATTTATAGATGTGAAAAGTGTAATCGGGAATACAGTGAATTTAAATGGCGCCTGCTTTTGTCGGTGAGTGTGGCTGACTTCACTGAAAATCAATGGGTGACATGCTTCCAAGAGGCAGCAGAAGGTATTTTGGGTGTCTCTGCACAAGAGCTAGGTATGTGCAAAGAAACAGATGAAGAACGATACAATGAGATTTTAACTGATGCCAATTTCAAGTCTTATGTTTTCAAGTTGCGCACTAAAATGGAAACTTTTAATGAGGAAAGTCGTTTGAAGACCACTGTCGTTAGTGCTACCCCAATTGATCATGTCAcatatgttagaaaaattatttcggatATCAAGCAAATGGAGCAGGAGATTTAA
- the LOC129972335 gene encoding signal peptidase complex subunit 1-like, producing the protein MFGIIEKIKNLPVHMDFDGQRKAERIFQTIILIFAGVGLVVGYIFQQFSFTVYILGIGFLLSCILTLPPWPMYRQKPLHWQKPREDTDVAKAKKKK; encoded by the exons atgTTCGGCATCATTGAGAAAATAAAGAATCTGCCTGTCCACATG GATTTTGATGGTCAACGAAAAGCTGAAAGAATATTCCaaactattattctcatttttGCT ggAGTTGGACTTGTTGTTGGTTACATCTTTCAGCAATTTTCATTCACAGTTTATATACTTGGTATTGGCTTTCTTTTATCTTGCATT CTAACTCTTCCACCATGGCCAATGTATCGCCAAAAACCACTTCATTGGCAAAAACCCAGAGAAGATACTGATGTTGCTAAagctaaaaagaagaaataa